From Alteribacter keqinensis, one genomic window encodes:
- the guaA gene encoding glutamine-hydrolyzing GMP synthase produces the protein MQEIQEKIVVLDFGGQYNQLITRRIRDLGVFSELRSHKITAEELKEMNPTGIIFSGGPGSAYVEGAPSCDPAIFDMDLPILGICYGMQLMTHHFKGKVDAANRREYGKATINVENENKLYEGLPKEQGVWMSHGDKVVAPPAGFVVDATNVSCPVAGMSDVSRKLYGVQFHPEVRNSEYGNELLKNFVYNICECEGNWTMESFIDMEVEKLREAVGERQVLCALSGGVDSSVVAALVHKAIGDQLTCMFIDHGLLRKGEAESVMKTFTEDFDMKVMKIDAQDRFLGKLAGVSDPEQKRKIIGNEFIYVFEEEAAKLKDMDFLAQGTLYTDIIESGTDTAQTIKSHHNVGGLPEDMKFDLIEPLNTLFKDEVREVGAELGLPEEVVWRQPFPGPGLGIRVLGEITDEKLEIVRESDAILREEIKNAGLDREIWQYFTALPDMRSVGVMGDERTYDYTVGVRAVTSIDGMTSDWARIPYDVLEKISVRIVNEVANVNRVVYDITSKPPSTIEWE, from the coding sequence ATGCAGGAAATTCAGGAAAAGATTGTTGTCCTCGACTTTGGTGGACAATACAACCAGTTAATTACACGCCGTATTCGCGATCTTGGTGTGTTCAGTGAGCTTCGTTCTCATAAAATTACAGCAGAAGAACTGAAGGAAATGAATCCTACAGGAATCATCTTCTCCGGCGGACCGGGAAGTGCCTACGTTGAAGGCGCACCTTCCTGTGATCCGGCGATCTTTGACATGGATTTGCCAATCCTGGGCATCTGTTACGGCATGCAGCTAATGACGCACCACTTTAAAGGAAAAGTAGATGCGGCGAACCGTCGTGAGTATGGTAAAGCTACGATCAATGTTGAAAATGAAAATAAATTGTACGAAGGTCTGCCAAAGGAACAGGGAGTATGGATGAGCCACGGAGACAAAGTGGTTGCACCTCCTGCAGGGTTTGTCGTTGATGCCACAAACGTATCCTGTCCTGTTGCGGGAATGAGTGACGTAAGCCGCAAGCTTTACGGCGTTCAATTCCACCCGGAAGTCCGAAACAGTGAATACGGAAATGAACTGTTAAAGAACTTCGTCTACAACATCTGTGAATGTGAAGGCAACTGGACGATGGAAAGCTTCATCGACATGGAAGTGGAAAAACTCCGTGAAGCTGTAGGGGAGCGTCAGGTTCTTTGCGCACTTAGCGGCGGTGTTGACTCCTCCGTAGTAGCGGCTCTTGTACACAAAGCCATCGGTGATCAGCTTACGTGTATGTTCATCGACCACGGTCTGCTTCGTAAAGGAGAAGCAGAGAGTGTCATGAAGACGTTCACGGAAGACTTTGATATGAAAGTAATGAAAATTGATGCACAGGACCGTTTCCTTGGCAAGCTTGCAGGTGTTTCCGACCCTGAACAAAAGCGTAAGATCATCGGTAACGAATTTATCTATGTGTTCGAAGAAGAAGCTGCGAAACTTAAAGATATGGACTTCCTTGCACAAGGGACTCTTTACACAGACATCATTGAAAGTGGTACAGATACAGCACAGACGATCAAATCCCACCATAACGTAGGCGGACTTCCTGAAGACATGAAGTTTGATTTGATCGAGCCGTTGAACACTCTCTTTAAAGATGAAGTGCGTGAAGTAGGAGCCGAGCTTGGCCTTCCTGAAGAAGTAGTCTGGCGCCAGCCGTTTCCCGGACCGGGTCTTGGGATCCGTGTTCTTGGGGAAATTACAGATGAAAAGCTCGAAATCGTACGTGAATCCGATGCGATCCTTCGTGAAGAGATTAAAAACGCCGGACTTGACCGTGAAATCTGGCAGTACTTTACGGCCCTTCCTGACATGCGAAGTGTTGGTGTAATGGGTGACGAAAGAACGTACGACTACACAGTGGGTGTCCGTGCCGTAACATCCATCGACGGTATGACTTCCGACTGGGCACGTATTCCTTACGACGTTTTGGAGAAAATCTCCGTTCGTATCGTAAACGAAGTGGCAAACGTAAACCGCGTCGTGTATGACATTACGTCCAAGCCGCCTTCAACGATCGAGTGGGAATAA
- a CDS encoding NCS2 family permease, producing the protein MKDYFQFDELGTNYKREFLGGLTTFLAMAYILFVNPNVLEPTGMDTGAVYVATALAAAIGTAIMGLIAKYPIALAPGMGLNAFFTFSVVLGLGIPWETALLGVFVSGILLFLISVTGVRETIINAIPAELKYAAAAGIGLFIAFIGLKNAQIVVMSEATLVQIGDLSNPATLLAVFGVVITVILMAIGLKGGIFYGMLLTALVGIFTGVIQTPTSIVGAIPSLEPTFGAAFAPFATMSLGEIFTIQLLIVILTFLFVDFFDTAGTLYAVANQAGYVKDNKLPRAGRALLADSSATSIGAVLGTSTTTAYIESSSGIAAGARTGFASLVTAGLFLLALFFSPLLVVITSEVTAPALIIVGILMAGALSNIDWKKFEIAVPAFLTVIAMPLTFSIATGIALGFIMYPITMVAKGRWKEVHPIMYVMFFVFIIYFVYLGE; encoded by the coding sequence ATGAAAGATTATTTTCAATTTGATGAACTGGGGACGAATTACAAACGCGAATTTCTTGGGGGACTGACAACGTTCCTTGCGATGGCGTATATTTTATTTGTAAATCCGAACGTGCTGGAGCCGACGGGAATGGACACAGGAGCCGTATACGTAGCAACCGCTCTTGCCGCAGCCATCGGTACAGCAATCATGGGACTTATAGCGAAGTACCCGATTGCACTGGCACCGGGAATGGGGCTTAATGCCTTCTTTACTTTTTCCGTTGTACTCGGCCTCGGAATTCCTTGGGAAACAGCGCTTCTCGGCGTATTTGTATCAGGTATTTTACTTTTTCTTATTTCAGTCACTGGCGTCCGGGAAACGATCATTAACGCCATTCCGGCAGAACTTAAGTATGCCGCAGCCGCAGGTATCGGTCTTTTCATAGCTTTTATCGGGCTTAAAAATGCCCAGATCGTCGTTATGTCAGAGGCAACCCTTGTTCAAATCGGTGACCTCTCCAACCCGGCAACACTTCTTGCCGTGTTTGGTGTGGTGATTACGGTCATCCTTATGGCAATCGGCCTTAAGGGCGGGATCTTCTACGGTATGCTCCTCACTGCACTGGTGGGAATTTTTACAGGTGTTATCCAGACACCGACTTCCATTGTCGGCGCCATCCCGAGTCTTGAGCCAACATTCGGAGCTGCATTTGCTCCTTTTGCCACAATGAGCCTCGGTGAGATATTCACCATCCAATTATTAATTGTCATCCTGACGTTCCTATTCGTTGACTTCTTCGATACAGCGGGAACACTTTACGCGGTGGCAAACCAGGCTGGCTATGTAAAAGACAACAAGCTTCCGCGGGCCGGGCGCGCTCTTCTTGCAGACTCCTCAGCCACGTCAATCGGGGCTGTGCTCGGAACATCAACCACAACCGCTTATATCGAATCGTCATCAGGAATTGCCGCTGGAGCAAGAACCGGTTTTGCATCCCTTGTCACAGCAGGACTCTTCCTTCTGGCTCTGTTTTTCTCGCCGCTACTCGTCGTTATCACTTCTGAGGTTACGGCACCGGCGCTTATTATCGTAGGCATACTCATGGCAGGTGCCTTATCGAACATCGACTGGAAAAAGTTCGAAATTGCTGTACCGGCCTTTCTCACGGTCATCGCCATGCCTCTTACCTTCAGCATCGCAACCGGCATCGCCCTGGGCTTTATCATGTACCCGATCACGATGGTAGCAAAAGGACGCTGGAAAGAAGTTCACCCGATCATGTATGTCATGTTCTTCGTGTTCATCATTTACTTTGTTTATTTAGGAGAGTAA